Proteins from one Bombus affinis isolate iyBomAffi1 chromosome 1, iyBomAffi1.2, whole genome shotgun sequence genomic window:
- the LOC126918466 gene encoding kinesin-like protein KIF18A, which yields MFACKLVKFTMVFNKRDLAKAFSPNKVKKLPKKRISNNSTKPSTSESPSLSIQTESGSQTSIKVIVRIRPQNEHEQQSNCKTVLKIVDDRMLIFDPKEEENPFFYHGVAQKGRDLLKKQNKELQFIFDKIFDMTSNNSDVFEGSTKDLICNLLDGYNCSVFAYGATGAGKTHTMLGSSNDPGITYRTVAELFSQIEQQSDQREFNLGVTYLEIYNENVQDLLHKSGPLHLRDDGRYGVVVAGLKIIAIQNAEELLTLLAKGNKNRTQHPTDANEESSRSHAVFQVYINITNKMDGQVRQVKLSMIDLAGSERASATGCKGARFKEGANINKSLLALGNCINKLADGAKHITYRDSKLTRLLKDSLGGNCQTVMIANIAPSSFSYEDTYNTLRYANRAKKIKSHIKKNIISCEMHVTAYIKMVEEQKKEINYLKQKLLAFENSSLHVLPQGQDNNINEEIDKAALIDSNKLIELLQKKKILNEKVLSLESADKILCCRIQYKKAADERLHNLTAAVDTLTLEEQNASGKSRVNKSLHYFERQRDSLKIQMEAAWEELCSVETEIQKLYAEAKLKKLAKLEDMFALQTSEIENSRLQQQCEHAKKVSNLQQCEIESHYSMIKMMSTTLQNYYNMMRGYGTMTDTMKEEFKQLIKLLEGVRNIKWSDMETTKHEECFYNLTCLSVPHLMDPLNSKIPIYVLQPLNDQNALDATFNTSYSEKEVFDTQNVTVTLEEESTMDCNTDMKVIKQSTEEGQNVNCIQEKVKKRVLSDKNNMNITRTPIKQARKISPKRKDITICTIGIKDKENKKYTQKPHVTMSARSITILNKLKADKLKKENLDINTSNRGLKAVREKERKRLMSTHPYQKPKEKQKFCPVLPSSQIP from the exons ATGTTCGCATGTAAATTAGTAAAGTTTACTATGGTGTTTAATAAAAGAGATTTGGCGAAAGCATTTTCGCCAAACAAAGTTAAAAAGTTGCCAAAGAAACGAATTTCAAACAATTCAACAAAACCAAGCACAAGTGAAAGCCCAAGTTTATCGATACAAACTGAATCTGGTTCGCAGACGAGTATTAAAGTAATCGTAAGAATACGACCGCAAAATGAGCATGAACAGCAGAGCAATTGTAAAACTGTTTTGAAAATTGTTGACGATAGAATGCTAATTTTCGATCCTAAAGAAGAGGAGAATCCATTTTTTTATCATGGTGTTGCTCAGAAAGGTCGTGATTTGCTtaagaaacaaaataaagaaCTACAATTCATTTTTGACAAAATATTTGACATGACGTCGAATAATAGTGATGTATTTGAAGGAAGTACGAAAGATTTGATTTGCAATCTTTTGGATGGTTATAATTGTTCTGTATTTGCATACGGAGCAACTGGTGCTGGAAAAACTCATACTATGCTTGGTAGTAGCAATGATCCTGGTATTACATACAGGACAGTCGCAGAATTATTTTCTCAAATAGAACAGCAGAGTGATCAACGTGAATTTAATTTAGGTGTAACGTATTTAGAAATTTATAATGAAAATGTGCAAGATCTTTTACATAAATCTGGTCCTTTGCATTTAAGAGATGATGGTAGATATGGAGTAGTTGTTGCTGGTCTTAAAATAATTGCTATTCAGAATGCTGAAGAATTATTGACACTTTTAGCAAAAGGCAATAAAAATCGCACTCAACATCCTACGGATGCAAATGAGGAAAGTAGTAGAAGTCACgctgtttttcaagtttatatCAATATCACCAACAAAATGGATGGTCAAGTACGACAAGTTAAACTGTCTATGATTGATTTAGCTGGTTCTGAAAGAGCTTCTGCTACAGGTTGTAAAGGGGCAAGGTTTAAAGAAGGtgcaaatattaataaatctttATTGGCTCTAGGCAACTGCATTAATAAGTTAGCAGATGGTGCAAAACATATAACATACAGAGATTCTAAATTGACTCGTCTCTTAAAAGACTCATTAGGTGGAAATTGTCAGACAGTTATGATAGCTAACATAGCACCTTCTAGCTTTAGTTATGAGGATACATACAATACATTGAGATATGCAAATAGAGCAAAGAAGATCAAATCtcatataaagaaaaatattatatcctGTGAAATGCATGTAACTGCATATATAAAAATGGTTgaagaacaaaagaaagaaataaattatcTAAAACAAAAGCTATTAGCATTTGAAAATAGTTCGTTGCATGTATTACCACAAGGTCAAGATAATAACATTAATGAGGAAATAGATAAAGCTGCACTAATTGATAGCAATAAATTAATTGAATTActtcaaaaaaagaaaattctgaATGAAAAAGTCCTTTCATTAGAAAGCGCAGACAAGATATTATGCTGTAGAATTCAATATAAGAAAGCAGCAGATGAAAGATTGCATAATCTAACAGCAGCTGTTGATACTTTGACGCTTGAAGAACAAAATGCAAGTGGTAAATCAAGAGTTAATAAATCACTGCATTACTTTGAACGACAAAGAGATTCTTTAAAGATACAGATGGAAGCAGCATGGGAGGAATTGTGTTCAGTAGAAACAGAAATACAAAAACTGTATGCAGAAGCAAAGTTAAAGAAACTTGCAAAATTAGAAGATATGTTTGCACTACAAACTAGTGAAATAGAAAATTCTAGATTGCAACAACAGTGTGAACATGCAAAAAAAGTAAGTAATCTTCAACAATGTGAAATAGAGTCTCATTATTCAATGATTAAAATGATGAGTACAacattacaaaattattataaCATGATGAGAGGATATGGAACCATGACAGATACAATGAAGGAAGAATTTAAACAGCTGATCAAATTATTAGAAggagtaagaaatataaaatggtCAGATATGGAAACAACTAAACATGAGGAGTGCTTTTATAACTTGACATGCCTTAGTGTACCCCATTTAATGGATCCCCTTAATAGTAAGATACCTATATATGTGTTACAACCTTTAAATGATCAAAATGCATTGGATGCAACTTTCAATACATCTTATTCTGAAAAAGAAGTGTTTGATACACAGAATGTAACTGTCACATTGGAAGAAGAATCAACCATGGATTGTAATACTGATATGAAAGTAATAAAGCAAAGTACAGAAGAAGGACAAAatgtaaattgtatacaagaaaAAGTTAAAAAGCGTGTCCTTTCAGataaaaataatatgaatataacaAGGACTCCTATCAAACAGGCAAGGAAGATATCCCCTAAACGTAAGGATATTACAATCTGTACAATAGGAAtcaaagataaagaaaataaaaaatatacgcAAAAGCCACATGTAACAATGAGCGCTAGAAGTATAACCatattaaataagttaaaagCAGATAAACTTAAGAAAGAAAATCTTGATATAAATACATCAAATAGAGGATTAAAAGCAGtaagggaaaaagaaagaaaaagattaaTGTCAACGCATCCCTATCAAAAAccgaaagaaaaacaaaa ATTCTGTCCAGTTCTACCTTCGTCACAAATTCCATGA